In the Leptotrichia sp. oral taxon 212 genome, one interval contains:
- the lpxK gene encoding tetraacyldisaccharide 4'-kinase has translation MKILSLIYGSVIFIRNKMYDLNILKSRKAENVEVICIGNVVAGGTGKTPAVQYFVKKYLNEGKKVGVLNRGYKGKRKEDLLLVRNDKEILATSVESGDEAFLHALNLKVPVAVSKDRYKGTVYLRDVCNVDIIIMDDGFQHRKLKKDKNIILIDATNPFGGNEYLPKGRLRESLKSLNRADELIITKSNYVDSESLEKIRQELLKYEKKILVATFYEENFYNMNGEEKELNIVEDKRILIFSSIANPKIFYETVKRLKPSKIEKVEFEDHHLYKPEEISNISEKGKDYDYIITTEKDIVKISEKIDKLLVLKMGFRIV, from the coding sequence TTGAAAATACTATCACTTATTTATGGCTCAGTAATTTTTATAAGAAATAAGATGTATGACTTGAATATATTGAAATCCAGAAAAGCAGAAAATGTAGAAGTAATATGTATAGGCAATGTTGTTGCAGGCGGTACGGGAAAAACTCCTGCTGTTCAGTATTTTGTAAAAAAATATTTGAATGAAGGTAAAAAAGTAGGAGTTCTGAACAGAGGATACAAAGGAAAGAGAAAAGAAGACCTGCTGCTAGTGAGAAATGATAAAGAAATACTGGCAACATCTGTAGAGTCAGGAGATGAAGCGTTTCTTCATGCCTTAAATCTTAAAGTTCCTGTTGCAGTGTCAAAGGACAGATACAAAGGAACAGTTTATTTGCGTGATGTGTGTAATGTTGATATTATAATTATGGATGATGGATTTCAGCATAGGAAACTGAAAAAAGATAAGAATATCATACTTATAGATGCTACAAATCCTTTTGGTGGAAATGAATATCTTCCAAAGGGAAGATTGAGGGAATCATTAAAATCATTAAATAGAGCAGATGAGCTGATAATAACTAAAAGTAATTATGTAGATAGTGAATCGCTTGAAAAAATAAGACAGGAATTACTAAAATATGAAAAAAAGATATTGGTTGCAACTTTTTATGAAGAGAATTTTTACAATATGAATGGAGAAGAAAAGGAGCTTAATATAGTAGAAGATAAGAGAATACTCATTTTTTCATCAATTGCCAATCCTAAAATCTTTTATGAAACTGTAAAAAGGCTGAAACCTTCTAAGATAGAAAAAGTTGAATTTGAAGACCATCATCTCTATAAGCCGGAAGAAATAAGCAATATTTCAGAAAAGGGAAAAGATTACGATTATATTATAACTACAGAAAAAGATATAGTAAAAATTTCTGAAAAAATAGATAAACTGCTTGTTTTAAAAATGGGATTCAGAATAGTGTGA
- the whiA gene encoding DNA-binding protein WhiA, whose amino-acid sequence MSYSVDLKREIFGKSVIDKEEILAELFGIFIARDVITEKGIHFSTENISLARRVYSGLKSVTGLDIQLKYLMSKKLGVHKVYEICLLATEEKEYREFIKKLFSYKSFFTEKSEKELTGIIRGFFLCCGYVKSPEKGYALDFFIDTEDAATYLYYLFKNMGKRVFQTEKKNKSLVYLRNSEDILDIIFLIGGLTSFFEFEEVTINKEIRNKINRNMNWEIANETKKLSAAEKQIRIINKIDEEIGLEELSEVLRETAVNRLKNEEMSLQELADLMSISKSGIKNRFRRLEEIYKNLSENRGEN is encoded by the coding sequence ATGTCCTATTCAGTAGATTTAAAAAGAGAGATTTTCGGTAAATCAGTTATAGATAAAGAGGAAATTCTTGCCGAACTTTTTGGAATTTTTATTGCCAGGGATGTAATAACTGAAAAAGGAATACATTTCAGTACAGAAAACATATCGTTAGCAAGAAGAGTTTATTCAGGATTGAAATCTGTGACAGGACTTGATATCCAGCTGAAATATCTGATGAGTAAAAAGCTGGGTGTACATAAGGTTTACGAAATATGTCTTCTGGCAACTGAAGAAAAGGAATACAGGGAATTTATAAAAAAACTGTTTTCGTACAAGAGTTTCTTTACAGAAAAATCAGAGAAGGAGCTTACAGGAATAATAAGAGGATTTTTTCTCTGCTGTGGGTATGTGAAATCTCCTGAAAAGGGGTATGCTCTAGATTTCTTTATAGATACGGAAGATGCGGCAACTTATCTTTATTATCTTTTTAAAAACATGGGAAAGAGAGTCTTCCAGACGGAGAAAAAGAATAAAAGCCTTGTGTATCTCAGAAATTCTGAAGACATACTGGATATTATATTTCTAATTGGCGGTTTAACTTCTTTCTTTGAGTTTGAAGAAGTAACTATTAATAAAGAGATAAGAAATAAAATTAATAGAAACATGAACTGGGAAATTGCAAATGAGACTAAAAAACTATCAGCTGCAGAAAAACAGATAAGGATAATAAATAAAATAGATGAAGAAATTGGACTGGAAGAACTGTCGGAAGTATTGAGGGAAACAGCAGTCAACCGTCTTAAAAATGAAGAAATGTCATTACAGGAACTTGCTGATCTGATGTCAATTTCAAAATCAGGAATAAAAAACAGGTTTAGAAGACTTGAGGAAATCTATAAAAATTTATCTGAAAACAGAGGTGAAAACTAG
- a CDS encoding toxin-antitoxin system YwqK family antitoxin, whose translation MKKIESLLITLMFFLSLAVYGKNINAENYRINDGKIELLNYDRGISDNVSVKRANGAEVITGSEDLRITDGGGRILVTKISKGLIDGKYDEYYANGNMFMTGKYVDGKKEGEWKTYTEEGYLWKKHTYRNGQLNGKFVNYYTKTGVEETVGNYVNGKKSGNWNSYYSSGRKKLSGDYSNGHRQGVFTEWYENGQKKSVINYSYDIVNGKMTVYYDNGSIFYEGNMNDKDGTVKGYNQNGTLKFEGRIEKGRKVGNWKYYDEMGNLIR comes from the coding sequence ATGAAAAAGATAGAGAGTTTATTAATAACATTGATGTTTTTTTTATCACTTGCAGTATATGGTAAAAATATTAATGCAGAAAATTATAGAATAAATGATGGGAAAATAGAATTATTAAATTATGATAGAGGCATAAGTGACAATGTAAGTGTAAAAAGAGCAAATGGAGCTGAAGTAATTACAGGCTCGGAAGATTTAAGAATAACTGATGGAGGCGGAAGAATACTTGTTACTAAAATAAGCAAAGGTCTTATAGATGGTAAATATGATGAATATTATGCAAATGGAAATATGTTTATGACAGGTAAATATGTAGACGGTAAAAAGGAAGGGGAATGGAAAACTTATACTGAAGAAGGATATCTCTGGAAAAAACATACATATAGAAACGGACAGTTAAACGGTAAATTTGTAAATTACTATACAAAAACCGGAGTGGAAGAGACAGTTGGAAATTATGTAAATGGTAAAAAATCAGGAAACTGGAACAGCTATTATTCTTCAGGAAGAAAAAAACTGTCAGGTGATTATTCTAATGGACACAGACAGGGAGTATTTACTGAATGGTATGAAAATGGTCAAAAAAAATCAGTTATAAACTACAGCTATGATATAGTTAATGGAAAAATGACAGTATATTATGACAATGGTTCCATTTTCTACGAAGGAAATATGAATGATAAAGATGGAACTGTAAAGGGATATAATCAAAATGGAACTTTGAAATTTGAAGGAAGAATTGAAAAAGGAAGAAAAGTAGGAAACTGGAAATATTACGATGAAATGGGGAATTTAATAAGATAA
- a CDS encoding Glu/Leu/Phe/Val dehydrogenase, with the protein MSKETLNPFEIAQKQVKAACDKLNADPAVYEILKNPMRVMEVSFPVKMDDGIVKTFTGYRSQHNNAVGPFKGGIRFHPGVTRDEVKALSTWMTFKCSVAGIPYGGGKGGITLDPKDYSTAELERISRAYAEAIAPLIGEKIDIPAPDVNTNGQIMSWMVDAYEGVVKKSAPGTFTGKPLGFGGSLARTEATGYGVNLAAKLALEKLGQDIKGATYAVQGFGNVGYYTAYYAYKAGAKVVAISNVDTAVYNENGLDMEKIINEVGSNGVIADGVYGKKITNQELLELEVDVLAPCALENQITSENADRIKAKIISEGANGPTTPEADEILNKKGIIIIPDILANAGGVVVSYFEWVQNLQGYYWSFEEVQEKETSVLTNSFNDIWNLAKEYNVDIRTASYMTSIKKIAHAMKLRGWY; encoded by the coding sequence ATGTCAAAAGAAACATTGAATCCTTTTGAGATTGCTCAAAAGCAAGTAAAAGCGGCTTGCGATAAATTAAATGCAGATCCGGCTGTATATGAAATTTTAAAGAATCCTATGAGAGTGATGGAAGTCTCTTTTCCAGTTAAAATGGATGATGGTATTGTTAAAACATTTACAGGATACCGTTCCCAGCATAACAATGCTGTAGGACCTTTTAAAGGTGGGATAAGATTTCATCCAGGAGTAACTAGAGATGAAGTTAAGGCGCTATCTACATGGATGACTTTTAAATGTTCCGTTGCCGGAATACCTTATGGTGGAGGTAAAGGGGGAATTACCTTGGATCCTAAAGACTATTCAACTGCTGAACTTGAAAGAATTTCCAGAGCCTATGCAGAAGCCATTGCTCCATTAATTGGTGAAAAAATTGATATACCTGCACCAGATGTAAATACCAATGGACAAATAATGTCATGGATGGTGGATGCTTACGAAGGTGTAGTTAAAAAATCCGCTCCTGGTACATTTACTGGAAAACCTTTAGGATTTGGAGGATCACTTGCAAGAACTGAAGCTACAGGATATGGGGTTAATCTTGCCGCAAAACTTGCTCTTGAAAAACTTGGACAGGACATAAAAGGGGCTACTTATGCTGTACAGGGATTTGGAAATGTTGGTTATTATACTGCCTATTATGCTTATAAAGCAGGGGCAAAAGTTGTAGCAATTTCAAATGTTGATACTGCTGTCTACAATGAAAATGGACTGGATATGGAAAAAATAATTAATGAAGTTGGTTCTAACGGTGTTATTGCTGATGGTGTTTATGGTAAGAAAATAACTAATCAGGAACTTCTTGAACTTGAAGTTGATGTTTTAGCTCCTTGTGCACTGGAAAATCAGATTACTTCCGAAAATGCAGACAGAATCAAGGCAAAAATAATATCTGAAGGTGCAAATGGACCTACTACTCCTGAAGCTGACGAAATTTTAAATAAAAAAGGAATAATAATTATTCCTGATATACTTGCAAATGCAGGTGGAGTTGTAGTTTCATACTTTGAATGGGTACAAAATCTTCAGGGATATTACTGGAGTTTTGAAGAAGTTCAGGAAAAAGAAACAAGTGTATTGACAAATTCATTTAATGACATCTGGAATCTAGCAAAAGAATATAATGTTGATATAAGAACTGCTTCTTATATGACAAGTATCAAAAAAATTGCTCATGCTATGAAATTAAGAGGATGGTATTAA
- a CDS encoding glutamine synthetase III — translation MENIMKVFGENVFTESNLKKRVPKSVFEEFRLSQLGLTELSKESAEVIANAMKDWATKRGATHYCHWFQPLNDLTAEKHDSFLEPTGDKEIIYKFSGSSLIKGESDASSFPNGGLRSTFEARGYTVWDTSSYPFIRENKNGVTLYIPTAFISFTGEALDKKVPLLRTMKYIGKQALRVVKALGNTTSHHVFNTLGVEQEYFLVNKDLFEAREDLLLTGRTLFGAPAPKGQELSDHYYGKIKEKVINFMSDVDVELWKLGVPSKTRHNEVAPNQFEIAPLFSVANLASDQNQIIMQTIEKTALRHNMVALLHEKPFEGVNGSGKHNNWSLSTDDGKNLFSPGKDPQTNKRFLLFVSAVIEAVDRYYPLLRATTATATNDHRLGGHEAPPAIISIFLGDELTTILENIALGKNLPVAASLKLNLDVDVIPSLRIDAGDRNRTSPFAFTGNKFEFRMPGSSSTPSTTATAINAIVGKVLSEYADKLEKSDKEDLDKTIVEIITDAYKKHGRIIFNGNGYSEEWQEEAKRRGLTNEISANTALRKYLDPEILRVTEETGMLTLQESASRYNAYAERYITHLCIEARTLIDMANKYIIPFGLKYSNLLAENIERVEKFYPEAAKEQRLLLESVLADISNIRKETKLLKAKIEEVKKEENLEKQTDLAKEFLVEGLENLRVPCDNLEKIVDNEIWTLPTYTDLLFKL, via the coding sequence ATGGAAAATATTATGAAAGTATTCGGGGAAAATGTATTTACCGAAAGTAACTTAAAAAAAAGAGTTCCAAAGTCTGTATTCGAAGAATTCAGATTATCTCAGTTAGGATTAACTGAATTATCAAAAGAATCTGCCGAAGTTATTGCAAATGCAATGAAGGACTGGGCGACAAAAAGAGGGGCAACACATTATTGTCACTGGTTTCAGCCTTTAAATGACCTGACTGCAGAGAAACACGATTCATTTTTAGAGCCTACCGGAGATAAGGAAATCATCTATAAATTTTCAGGAAGCAGCCTTATAAAAGGAGAATCAGACGCCTCATCTTTTCCTAACGGAGGTTTAAGAAGTACTTTTGAGGCAAGAGGATACACAGTCTGGGATACAAGTTCATATCCATTTATAAGGGAAAACAAAAACGGTGTCACATTATATATACCTACAGCCTTTATTTCATTTACAGGTGAAGCGCTTGATAAAAAAGTTCCCCTGCTTAGAACAATGAAATATATTGGCAAGCAGGCATTAAGAGTTGTAAAGGCCTTAGGAAATACTACTTCACATCATGTATTTAACACTCTGGGGGTGGAACAGGAATATTTTCTGGTAAACAAGGATTTATTTGAAGCAAGGGAAGACCTTCTGCTGACAGGAAGAACCTTATTTGGAGCACCTGCTCCTAAGGGACAGGAATTAAGTGACCATTATTACGGAAAAATAAAGGAAAAAGTTATAAACTTCATGAGTGATGTAGATGTGGAACTATGGAAATTGGGTGTGCCTTCAAAAACAAGACATAACGAAGTAGCTCCCAACCAGTTTGAAATAGCACCCCTATTTTCAGTAGCCAATCTGGCTTCCGACCAGAATCAGATTATAATGCAGACTATTGAAAAAACTGCGCTTAGACATAATATGGTTGCATTGCTCCATGAAAAACCTTTTGAAGGTGTAAACGGTTCCGGAAAGCATAACAACTGGTCACTAAGTACTGATGACGGTAAAAACCTTTTCAGTCCCGGAAAAGATCCCCAGACAAATAAAAGATTTCTTCTATTTGTCTCAGCCGTAATTGAAGCTGTAGACAGATATTACCCTCTACTGAGAGCTACAACTGCGACTGCAACAAATGATCACCGTCTTGGAGGGCATGAAGCTCCACCGGCAATTATTTCTATATTTTTAGGCGACGAGCTGACAACAATACTTGAAAACATTGCATTAGGTAAAAATCTGCCTGTAGCCGCAAGTTTAAAGCTGAACCTTGATGTGGATGTTATTCCATCATTAAGAATTGATGCAGGAGACAGAAACAGGACATCTCCTTTTGCCTTTACAGGGAATAAATTTGAGTTCAGAATGCCTGGATCAAGTTCCACTCCATCTACGACTGCAACTGCAATAAATGCAATTGTTGGGAAGGTTTTAAGCGAATATGCCGACAAGCTTGAAAAAAGTGACAAGGAAGATTTAGATAAAACCATTGTTGAAATCATAACAGATGCATACAAGAAACATGGAAGAATTATATTCAACGGTAACGGATACAGTGAAGAATGGCAGGAAGAAGCTAAAAGAAGAGGATTGACTAATGAAATATCTGCAAACACAGCATTAAGAAAATATCTGGATCCTGAAATTCTTAGAGTCACTGAAGAAACTGGAATGCTTACTCTGCAGGAATCTGCATCAAGATACAATGCCTATGCTGAAAGATATATCACACATTTATGCATTGAAGCCAGAACATTGATAGACATGGCTAATAAGTATATTATTCCTTTTGGATTAAAATATTCAAATCTTCTGGCTGAAAATATTGAAAGAGTTGAAAAATTCTATCCTGAAGCTGCAAAGGAACAGAGATTGCTTTTAGAAAGTGTGCTGGCTGATATTTCCAATATACGTAAAGAAACAAAGCTTCTTAAAGCAAAGATAGAAGAAGTAAAAAAAGAGGAAAATCTGGAAAAACAGACAGACCTTGCCAAGGAATTTTTAGTTGAAGGACTTGAAAATTTAAGAGTTCCTTGTGACAATCTTGAAAAAATAGTTGACAATGAAATCTGGACATTGCCTACTTATACTGATTTGCTGTTTAAGCTGTAA
- a CDS encoding queuosine precursor transporter — translation MLDFFKNFQFGTNEMLWLGYMLFNYTAVLIAYKFWGKVGLLIFVPLSVVLANIQVLKMMNLFGVETTMGNIAFGGVFLVSDILSEVEGKKYARKLVTIGFITMVFTTIVMNWALAIKPASIDQFQEHLKPIFGLAVNELSVIRITAASMTAFIISQLFDVWAYQVIRKWRPSYKDIWIRNNLSTVVGQVIDNSLFTILAFAGVYKISELFVIAFSTYFLELFISVMDTPFVYIAALWKKQGKVRELEDQI, via the coding sequence ATGTTAGATTTTTTTAAAAATTTTCAATTTGGAACAAATGAGATGCTCTGGCTGGGGTATATGCTATTTAATTATACTGCAGTTTTAATAGCTTACAAATTTTGGGGTAAAGTAGGATTGCTTATATTTGTTCCTCTGTCAGTAGTACTGGCAAATATACAGGTGTTAAAAATGATGAACTTATTTGGAGTTGAAACAACAATGGGAAATATAGCCTTTGGAGGAGTATTTCTTGTCTCGGATATTCTATCTGAGGTTGAGGGGAAAAAATATGCAAGAAAGTTAGTTACAATCGGATTTATTACAATGGTATTTACTACAATAGTTATGAACTGGGCATTAGCAATAAAGCCTGCATCTATTGACCAGTTTCAGGAACATCTGAAACCTATTTTTGGACTGGCCGTAAATGAACTGTCTGTTATAAGAATAACAGCGGCAAGTATGACTGCATTTATAATATCGCAGTTATTTGATGTATGGGCCTACCAGGTTATAAGAAAATGGCGTCCAAGCTATAAGGATATATGGATTAGAAATAATCTGAGTACTGTAGTTGGACAGGTAATTGATAATTCATTATTTACAATTCTTGCATTTGCAGGAGTATACAAAATCAGTGAATTATTTGTAATCGCTTTTTCTACATATTTCCTGGAATTATTTATTTCAGTGATGGATACACCTTTTGTATATATTGCGGCATTATGGAAAAAGCAAGGTAAAGTAAGGGAACTGGAAGATCAGATATAG
- a CDS encoding DUF898 family protein, with product MEEKSYFDGGLLSYIGWIILGSFITTCTFGICFPWAICMFYGWKINHTVIEGKRLKFNGTAMGLFGNWIKWLLLIVVTFGIYAFWVHIKLEQWKVKNTTFLN from the coding sequence ATGGAAGAAAAAAGTTATTTTGATGGAGGTCTGCTTAGTTATATAGGCTGGATTATTTTAGGTTCTTTTATAACAACATGTACATTTGGAATTTGTTTTCCTTGGGCTATATGCATGTTCTATGGATGGAAAATAAATCATACTGTTATAGAAGGAAAAAGGTTAAAATTTAATGGTACTGCGATGGGATTATTTGGAAACTGGATAAAGTGGCTGTTACTAATAGTAGTAACATTTGGAATTTATGCATTCTGGGTACACATTAAATTGGAACAGTGGAAAGTAAAAAACACTACTTTTTTAAATTAA
- a CDS encoding DEAD/DEAH box helicase family protein, whose product MSNKIIFQFDDNLEYQKKAVKSVVELFRGLPKEVGSIYAEKIRKTRITEKDPVRNIDIVKGEKLLQNLKKVQLGNGLFTDEISYKNHERDFTIEMETGTGKTYVYLRTILELYKEYGFKKFMIVVPSIAIRKGVEKSIKQLTEHFKRLYNVDLSKYSFIYDSNNLGKVSSNFVESNDLSICVLNIQAFNRDSTKIRKDDEYGRILWNDIKFIRPIVLIDEPQKIEGTVKKKSQSLKAIDELEPLFTLRYSATHKNLYNQVYKLDSYEAYKKDLVKKIQVKTINGVISKDYPYIRYTHFTKDLKARIEMFSQVQGESIRFKSFDVENGVSLYELSGGLSQYKDMFIAEQPNKVKPLKVSSSNEDIELELGESNKKLENKEIIRIQIRLAIKNHFEKQFEILDEGRKIKGLTLFFIDEVKKVRDNDAEDRRGEYLKIFDEEYVMAIEKYREKIEKYKNYFPNYENVNLVREGYFALDKKKNEVEVDDWNSDKGESAIKAKSQEDIDRGIELILEKKDELISFNEPLAFIFSHSALREGWDNPNVFTLCTLKNGSSDIAKKQEIGRGLRLPVDVTGNRCLDRNVNELTVIANDSYENFSRMLQEDFNRNLNINEVTSDIILVTLEKSGIPKSKVTSELADNLKQELVNNKIMDNNNILLKDTEKIAEAIKEIKFSDEILEEHSSQIMENFVKYMVEKGTKRIEITNGDNEPIINKQRSFISEKEFKEIFEELGKNLSKKAIYKCKIDNEKYISSSIDKINKHISNFDLKKIVELTDSKGEYDNTGKFKLEKDASKDIELSDIVTEKKNDFEIANYIMYHTMLPRLAILKIIRGLEKNKRDALNIQDVLEDITEILLEELKNMKAEEVFEYEVIDGYETEREKIFEVDKINEEDLNNKRRLFKAKKDSTSLNEYYKLDSDGEKEFAEKLENNDNVLLFTKLKKGGFVIDTPYGNYSPDWAVVYRNSLENEENNVGIYFIVETKAGKEEKDLSDVEKRKIKCGKLHFEAVSKNIEFDWVNSYDDFKRKFKVK is encoded by the coding sequence ATGTCAAATAAAATAATATTTCAGTTTGATGATAATTTGGAATATCAGAAAAAGGCAGTAAAGTCTGTCGTGGAACTCTTCAGAGGACTTCCAAAAGAGGTAGGTAGTATTTATGCTGAAAAAATAAGAAAAACAAGAATTACAGAAAAAGATCCTGTGAGAAATATAGATATTGTAAAAGGAGAGAAACTTCTTCAAAATCTGAAGAAAGTACAGCTGGGAAATGGATTATTTACAGATGAAATTTCGTATAAAAATCATGAGAGGGATTTTACTATTGAAATGGAAACAGGAACAGGAAAAACTTACGTGTATTTACGTACAATATTGGAACTGTATAAGGAATATGGCTTCAAAAAATTTATGATTGTAGTTCCTTCCATAGCAATCCGTAAAGGCGTGGAGAAATCTATAAAACAGCTAACAGAACATTTTAAAAGACTGTACAATGTAGATTTGTCAAAATACAGTTTTATTTACGATAGTAATAATCTAGGAAAAGTGAGCAGTAATTTTGTAGAAAGTAATGATTTAAGCATATGTGTTCTGAATATTCAGGCATTTAACAGGGATTCAACTAAAATCCGTAAGGATGATGAATATGGTAGAATTTTATGGAATGACATAAAATTTATAAGACCTATTGTATTGATTGATGAACCGCAGAAGATAGAAGGTACAGTAAAGAAAAAATCTCAATCATTAAAGGCAATAGATGAACTGGAGCCATTATTTACATTGCGTTATTCTGCAACACATAAAAATCTCTACAATCAGGTGTATAAGCTGGATTCCTATGAAGCATATAAAAAGGATCTGGTAAAAAAAATACAGGTAAAAACTATAAATGGAGTAATTTCTAAAGATTATCCATATATCAGATATACTCATTTTACAAAGGATTTGAAGGCAAGAATTGAGATGTTTTCTCAGGTACAGGGGGAAAGTATCAGGTTTAAAAGTTTTGATGTGGAAAATGGAGTTTCACTGTATGAACTGTCTGGAGGATTATCGCAGTACAAGGATATGTTTATTGCGGAACAGCCAAATAAAGTAAAACCATTAAAAGTTTCTTCCAGTAATGAAGATATTGAGCTGGAACTGGGAGAAAGTAACAAAAAGCTGGAAAATAAGGAAATTATCCGTATTCAGATAAGGCTTGCAATAAAAAATCATTTTGAAAAGCAGTTTGAAATTTTAGATGAAGGAAGAAAAATAAAAGGACTGACATTATTTTTCATAGATGAAGTTAAAAAAGTGCGTGACAATGATGCAGAGGACAGAAGAGGGGAATATCTGAAAATATTTGATGAAGAATATGTGATGGCTATAGAAAAATACAGGGAAAAAATTGAGAAATATAAAAATTATTTTCCAAATTATGAAAATGTAAATTTAGTAAGGGAAGGTTATTTTGCACTGGATAAAAAGAAAAATGAAGTTGAAGTAGATGACTGGAATTCTGATAAAGGAGAAAGTGCTATAAAGGCAAAATCACAGGAAGATATAGACAGGGGAATAGAGCTTATTCTGGAAAAAAAGGATGAGCTGATTTCATTTAATGAACCTCTTGCCTTTATTTTTTCACATTCCGCCCTCAGGGAAGGATGGGATAATCCAAATGTATTTACATTGTGTACATTGAAAAATGGAAGTAGTGATATAGCCAAAAAGCAGGAAATAGGTAGGGGTCTCAGACTTCCTGTAGATGTGACAGGAAACAGATGTCTAGACAGAAATGTGAATGAACTTACTGTAATTGCAAATGACAGCTATGAAAATTTTTCAAGAATGTTACAGGAAGATTTCAATAGGAATCTAAATATAAATGAAGTTACATCAGACATTATTTTAGTTACACTTGAGAAATCAGGAATTCCTAAATCCAAAGTTACTTCTGAACTGGCAGATAATTTAAAGCAGGAACTGGTAAATAATAAGATAATGGATAATAATAATATTCTTTTAAAAGATACTGAAAAAATAGCAGAAGCTATTAAGGAAATTAAATTTTCAGATGAAATATTGGAAGAACATTCTTCACAAATTATGGAAAATTTTGTAAAATATATGGTAGAAAAAGGAACAAAACGTATAGAAATAACAAACGGAGATAATGAGCCAATTATTAATAAACAGAGAAGTTTTATTTCCGAAAAGGAATTTAAGGAGATTTTTGAAGAATTAGGGAAAAATCTTAGCAAGAAAGCTATCTATAAATGTAAAATTGATAATGAAAAGTATATTTCGAGCAGTATAGATAAAATAAATAAACATATAAGCAACTTTGATTTGAAGAAAATAGTTGAGTTGACAGATTCTAAAGGAGAATACGATAATACAGGAAAATTCAAGCTTGAAAAAGATGCAAGTAAAGATATCGAATTGTCTGACATTGTCACTGAAAAGAAAAATGATTTTGAAATAGCTAATTACATTATGTATCATACAATGTTGCCTCGACTGGCAATATTGAAAATAATAAGAGGACTAGAGAAAAATAAGAGAGATGCTTTAAATATTCAGGATGTACTGGAGGATATCACTGAGATATTACTGGAAGAATTAAAAAATATGAAAGCTGAAGAAGTTTTTGAATATGAAGTGATAGACGGATACGAAACAGAAAGAGAAAAAATATTTGAAGTGGATAAAATAAACGAAGAAGACCTGAATAATAAAAGAAGACTGTTTAAAGCTAAAAAGGACAGTACCAGCTTAAATGAATATTATAAGCTTGACAGTGATGGAGAAAAAGAATTTGCAGAAAAGCTTGAAAATAATGACAATGTGTTACTATTTACAAAACTGAAAAAGGGTGGCTTTGTAATAGACACGCCTTATGGAAACTATTCACCTGACTGGGCTGTTGTCTATAGAAATTCTTTAGAAAATGAAGAAAATAATGTAGGAATTTATTTTATAGTTGAAACAAAGGCAGGCAAGGAAGAAAAAGACTTATCAGATGTTGAGAAAAGAAAAATAAAATGTGGTAAACTACACTTTGAAGCTGTTTCTAAAAATATAGAATTTGACTGGGTAAACAGTTACGATGATTTTAAAAGGAAGTTTAAAGTAAAATAA